From Luteolibacter yonseiensis, the proteins below share one genomic window:
- a CDS encoding proline dehydrogenase family protein, whose product MTPVSIPSDQDLPEAAITLAAELLEKATRSQRWSEKSQARQMARLMNDMEGKAFTFAMADQVFRAPTASREAKRFRDLIEEYGEPAYLPLAARIAMRMGAIASVVVPEVVMPLVAGKMRSESAAVILPAEEDKLRKHLAARRKAGMRMNLNQLGEAVLGEEEAGRRLAANLARLGEPDIDYISVKISAIFSQIHLVAWQETLAEIKHRLRLLYRAAMANPKPKFVNLDMEEYRDLRLTCDAFREVLDEEEFKNHEAGIVLQAYLPDAWPVQRELNGWARRRVDSGGAGIKIRIVKGANLAMEKVDAEIHDWPLAPYGTKAEVDANFKRMLHEGCRPENARVVRLGVASHNLFDIAYGLLLRKREGVEARVEFEMLEGMANHQARVVRDAADGLLLYAPVVKREDFHSAIAYLVRRLDENTSPENFLHDLFGMEFGDGGWENQKSRFLTACDGIRSTSSGPRRVQDRNTEIRPVRPLDLPFHNEPDTDWSLPHNVSWIQSHVRSAGFGRPGVDAPFVPLQIAGGFVEGAARVPASDPSQPDVKIYEHALASREQIELALATAVAARSSWRQSGFEARAGLLAKAAAVLASRRGEAIAAMVADAGKSVMEADAEFSEAIDFADYYARSFSEEWFDGSSFEPLGTVLITPPWNFPFAIPCGGVLAALVAGNTVILKPAPETVLTAWVMVNALWDAGIPREVLQFVPCPDDETGRALVTDPRIGAVVLTGAYETARMFLGWKPGLRLFAETSGKNALIVTAAADSDLAIKDLVKSAFGHAGQKCSAASLAILEAEIYDDPAFLRQLKDAAESLRVGGTGHFGSIVTPVIREPGAELLKALTTLDEGEEWLLEPRMVDGNPCLWSPGIKLGVTPESWFRRTECFGPVLGLVRADDLNDAIRIQNDSDFALTGGIHSLDPAEVERWKERVEVGNAYINRPITGAIVQRQPFGGWKRSCFGPGAKAGGPNYAAQFGTWRNQGLPTRRLAASESIRELRECFVEAGADAGELAAAAESDAHWLAAEFLKDHDPSGLSCEANVFRYRPFGRVLVRASAEMDMTSLGRVLLAAVASGAEVDLSVPEDYPLSGWKRAFTREAEARLCDRMAIERYGVIRAPGASESLIEAAVAAGSRLVANAPVLNGRIEMLPYFREQAVSETLHRHGAVVVRGHGI is encoded by the coding sequence ATGACACCTGTTTCCATTCCTTCGGATCAAGACCTGCCGGAAGCCGCCATCACGCTTGCCGCGGAGCTGCTGGAAAAGGCCACCCGGAGCCAGCGTTGGAGCGAGAAATCCCAGGCGCGCCAGATGGCCCGCCTCATGAACGACATGGAGGGCAAGGCCTTCACCTTCGCCATGGCGGACCAGGTGTTCCGTGCGCCGACGGCATCGCGCGAGGCGAAGCGGTTCCGTGACCTGATCGAGGAATACGGCGAGCCCGCCTACCTGCCGCTCGCCGCACGCATCGCCATGCGGATGGGAGCGATCGCGTCAGTAGTGGTGCCGGAGGTCGTCATGCCGCTTGTCGCCGGGAAGATGCGGAGCGAGAGCGCCGCCGTGATCCTGCCTGCGGAAGAAGACAAGCTCCGCAAGCATCTGGCCGCACGTCGCAAGGCCGGGATGCGGATGAACCTCAACCAGCTCGGGGAAGCGGTGCTGGGCGAGGAAGAGGCCGGCAGACGCCTTGCCGCGAACCTCGCACGGCTCGGCGAGCCGGACATCGACTATATCTCGGTGAAAATCTCCGCGATCTTCAGCCAGATCCATCTCGTCGCCTGGCAGGAGACCCTTGCGGAAATCAAACACCGCCTGCGCCTGCTCTACCGTGCGGCGATGGCCAACCCCAAGCCGAAGTTCGTGAACCTCGACATGGAGGAATACCGCGACCTGCGGCTGACCTGCGACGCTTTCCGCGAGGTGCTGGATGAGGAAGAGTTCAAAAACCACGAAGCCGGAATCGTGCTCCAGGCCTACCTGCCGGACGCATGGCCGGTGCAGCGCGAGCTGAACGGGTGGGCCCGCCGCCGGGTGGATTCCGGTGGCGCGGGCATCAAGATCCGCATCGTGAAAGGTGCGAATCTCGCGATGGAGAAGGTGGATGCGGAGATCCACGACTGGCCGCTCGCACCGTATGGGACGAAGGCGGAGGTGGATGCGAATTTCAAGCGCATGCTCCACGAAGGCTGCCGCCCGGAAAACGCCCGTGTCGTGCGTCTCGGGGTGGCGAGCCACAACCTTTTCGATATCGCCTATGGCCTGCTCCTGCGCAAGCGCGAGGGAGTGGAGGCGCGGGTGGAGTTTGAGATGTTGGAGGGCATGGCGAACCACCAGGCCCGCGTGGTGAGGGATGCGGCGGATGGTCTCCTGCTTTACGCACCTGTGGTGAAACGCGAGGATTTCCATAGCGCCATCGCCTATCTGGTCCGGCGGCTTGATGAGAACACGTCACCGGAAAATTTTCTCCACGATCTGTTTGGCATGGAGTTCGGAGATGGCGGGTGGGAAAACCAGAAGTCCCGGTTTCTCACCGCCTGCGATGGCATCCGGTCAACTTCCTCGGGTCCCCGCCGGGTGCAGGACCGAAATACGGAAATCCGTCCGGTCCGTCCGTTGGACCTGCCATTCCACAACGAGCCGGATACCGACTGGTCGCTTCCCCATAACGTCTCGTGGATCCAATCACACGTGAGGAGCGCCGGCTTCGGCCGGCCCGGGGTCGATGCCCCGTTTGTCCCGCTCCAAATCGCGGGCGGATTCGTTGAGGGCGCGGCGCGTGTCCCGGCCAGCGATCCCTCACAACCGGATGTGAAGATCTACGAGCACGCCCTGGCCAGCCGGGAGCAGATCGAACTCGCATTGGCGACGGCGGTTGCGGCGCGGAGTTCGTGGCGGCAATCGGGATTTGAAGCGCGTGCGGGATTGCTGGCAAAGGCGGCCGCCGTGCTCGCCAGCCGCCGTGGAGAGGCGATCGCCGCGATGGTGGCGGATGCTGGGAAATCCGTGATGGAGGCGGACGCCGAGTTCAGCGAGGCCATCGATTTCGCCGACTACTATGCCCGTAGTTTTTCGGAGGAATGGTTCGATGGTTCCTCGTTCGAACCATTGGGAACGGTCCTCATCACCCCGCCGTGGAATTTCCCCTTCGCCATTCCCTGTGGCGGGGTCCTGGCGGCATTGGTCGCGGGGAACACCGTCATCCTCAAGCCCGCACCGGAAACGGTGCTCACCGCATGGGTCATGGTGAACGCCCTGTGGGACGCCGGAATCCCCCGCGAGGTCCTGCAATTCGTTCCCTGCCCGGATGATGAAACGGGCCGCGCTCTGGTGACGGATCCCCGGATCGGCGCGGTGGTCCTGACCGGTGCCTATGAAACGGCGCGGATGTTCCTAGGCTGGAAGCCCGGGCTGCGTTTGTTCGCGGAAACCTCCGGGAAAAACGCGCTCATCGTCACCGCCGCCGCGGATTCGGATCTCGCGATCAAGGATCTGGTGAAAAGCGCGTTCGGCCATGCGGGCCAGAAGTGCTCCGCCGCCTCCCTCGCCATTCTCGAAGCGGAGATCTACGACGATCCGGCGTTCCTCCGCCAGTTGAAGGATGCGGCGGAGTCGTTGCGGGTGGGGGGAACCGGGCATTTCGGAAGCATCGTCACTCCCGTCATCCGCGAGCCGGGAGCGGAGCTGCTCAAGGCTCTCACCACCTTGGACGAAGGGGAGGAATGGTTGCTGGAACCACGCATGGTGGATGGAAACCCCTGCCTGTGGTCGCCGGGGATCAAGCTCGGTGTCACTCCGGAAAGCTGGTTCCGCCGCACCGAGTGTTTTGGTCCCGTACTTGGCCTGGTAAGAGCGGATGATTTGAACGACGCCATCCGCATCCAGAACGATTCGGACTTCGCGCTGACAGGCGGCATCCATTCGCTGGATCCGGCGGAAGTGGAGAGATGGAAGGAGCGGGTGGAGGTGGGGAATGCCTACATCAACCGGCCGATCACCGGGGCCATCGTCCAACGCCAGCCATTCGGCGGTTGGAAGCGTTCGTGCTTCGGACCGGGTGCCAAAGCGGGCGGACCGAACTATGCCGCGCAGTTCGGAACATGGAGAAACCAGGGGCTGCCAACGCGGCGTCTCGCCGCAAGCGAATCCATCCGTGAATTGAGGGAGTGTTTTGTCGAAGCCGGAGCGGATGCCGGGGAACTGGCTGCGGCTGCCGAGAGCGATGCCCATTGGCTGGCGGCGGAGTTTTTGAAAGACCACGATCCGTCCGGATTGTCATGCGAGGCGAATGTCTTCCGCTACCGGCCGTTCGGACGCGTGCTTGTGCGTGCGTCGGCGGAAATGGACATGACTTCCTTGGGAAGAGTTCTGCTGGCGGCGGTGGCGTCCGGTGCGGAGGTGGATTTGTCGGTGCCGGAAGACTATCCGCTTTCAGGTTGGAAAAGGGCGTTCACACGGGAAGCGGAGGCCCGGCTGTGTGACAGGATGGCGATTGAAAGGTATGGAGTGATCCGGGCACCGGGAGCATCCGAGTCCCTGATTGAAGCCGCGGTGGCCGCCGGTTCACGCCTCGTGGCAAATGCTCCGGTGTTGAACGGTCGCATCGAAATGCTTCCCTATTTCCGTGAACAGGCGGTGTCCGAGACGCTGCACCGTCATGGTGCCGTCGTGGTGAGAGGCCATGGAATCTGA
- a CDS encoding AraC family transcriptional regulator, translated as MAIDTEFIARIDSPRFCERLFAVLPDVVFCLKDSDFRYRAANQAFAVRLGLKDPRRLIGKRAEDFFVPAFAETYREQDLLVLAGGEVNDELELISNSDGSAGWYLATKIPLHDSGGKVIGIASVSRDLREPREGDAEMAGIAKVADHVHQHLDEDLRGAELANIANLTPTQLDRRMRRVFHLSTAQFVRKARIEHAAHLLGKTTMPIAELALACGYGDQTALTRQFRATVGMPPAAYRDHMRQLRGSTTG; from the coding sequence GTGGCGATCGACACGGAATTCATCGCGCGGATCGACTCACCGCGGTTTTGCGAGCGCTTGTTCGCCGTGCTGCCCGACGTCGTCTTCTGCCTCAAGGACTCGGACTTCCGCTACCGCGCCGCGAACCAGGCATTCGCCGTCCGGCTCGGCCTGAAAGACCCGCGCCGCCTGATCGGGAAAAGGGCGGAGGACTTTTTCGTCCCCGCCTTTGCCGAAACGTATCGCGAACAGGACCTGCTGGTCCTCGCGGGTGGCGAGGTCAACGACGAGCTGGAACTCATCAGCAACAGCGACGGCTCGGCGGGCTGGTATCTGGCGACGAAGATCCCTTTGCATGATTCCGGCGGGAAGGTGATCGGCATCGCTTCCGTTTCCCGGGACCTGCGCGAGCCGCGCGAAGGAGATGCGGAAATGGCGGGTATCGCCAAGGTGGCGGATCACGTGCACCAGCATCTCGACGAAGACCTGCGCGGAGCGGAGCTGGCAAACATCGCCAACCTCACCCCCACCCAGCTCGACCGCAGGATGCGCCGCGTTTTCCACCTCAGCACGGCACAATTCGTGAGGAAAGCCCGGATCGAACATGCCGCGCACCTGTTGGGAAAAACCACCATGCCGATCGCCGAACTCGCGCTCGCATGCGGCTATGGCGACCAGACGGCGCTGACCCGGCAGTTCCGCGCCACCGTGGGCATGCCGCCCGCCGCCTACCGCGATCACATGCGGCAGTTGCGGGGCTCAACCACCGGATGA
- a CDS encoding glycosyltransferase family 2 protein: MNAFTSATVILPVLNETYSMRETVRIIEATCAEDVGQYIIMVCERTKPESLAICREIAGELGERASVNFQTLPFVGGAFRDAFDLVQGSHVVMMSSDLETDPALVRTMIHEAKLHPDSVTTASRWIKGGHFVGYNPVKLLANKVFQMMFSLLYGTTLTDLTYAYRIFPTSLVRRIRWVELKHPFFLETALKPLRLGVPIREIPAVWKARTEGESVNPFMANFIYFKIALRTRFCDESHIVRASAIMEAVPSSGG, translated from the coding sequence ATGAACGCTTTCACCTCGGCCACCGTCATCCTACCCGTCCTGAACGAGACCTACTCCATGCGTGAGACGGTCCGGATCATCGAGGCCACGTGTGCGGAGGATGTCGGACAATATATTATCATGGTTTGCGAACGCACCAAGCCGGAGAGTCTGGCCATCTGCCGCGAGATCGCCGGGGAACTGGGTGAAAGGGCGTCGGTGAATTTCCAGACACTGCCCTTCGTCGGAGGGGCCTTCCGTGACGCGTTCGATCTCGTCCAAGGCTCGCACGTGGTCATGATGTCCTCGGACCTGGAGACCGACCCGGCCCTGGTCCGGACGATGATCCACGAGGCGAAACTGCATCCCGACTCCGTCACCACCGCCTCCCGCTGGATCAAGGGCGGTCACTTCGTCGGCTACAATCCGGTGAAGCTGCTGGCGAACAAGGTTTTTCAAATGATGTTCTCCCTGCTGTACGGGACCACCCTCACCGATCTCACCTACGCCTACCGGATTTTCCCGACTTCGCTGGTGCGGCGCATCCGTTGGGTGGAGCTGAAACATCCGTTTTTCCTGGAAACCGCGCTGAAGCCACTGCGTCTCGGCGTCCCCATCCGCGAGATTCCCGCCGTGTGGAAAGCGCGCACGGAGGGCGAGTCGGTGAATCCCTTCATGGCGAATTTCATCTACTTCAAGATCGCGCTCCGCACCCGCTTTTGCGACGAGAGCCACATCGTGCGGGCCAGCGCGATCATGGAAGCCGTTCCGTCATCCGGTGGTTGA
- a CDS encoding GDP-mannose 4,6-dehydratase has translation MKIFITGITGMIGGEVARLARSQGHEVYGIARSSATSRMAVVEEENVLRCDILDRDALERLIARIKPDLVVHMAAQAYNGISWDMEDMTHLTNYTGTLNVLRACKLHAPQSKVLLACSSAAYGDVKPEDTPLVEERLLKPMTPYGVSKAATEALGYQYWKNFGLKVFLPRLFIHVGTGHPPATAIQNFARQLALISRGLLPPTVRVGNLTSARDFVDVRDGARALMLLAEKGDPGDPINICTGKAHTIGDLLEMLIQASGLDVEVLPDPQLMRPSDEPLLLGDNSKLKKLGWSPDYTMRETLSTVYQDWLTRI, from the coding sequence ATGAAAATTTTCATCACAGGCATCACGGGCATGATCGGCGGCGAGGTCGCGCGGCTTGCCCGCTCGCAGGGGCACGAGGTTTATGGCATCGCCCGGTCAAGCGCCACCAGCCGGATGGCGGTGGTGGAGGAGGAAAACGTGCTTCGATGCGACATCCTCGATCGTGACGCATTGGAAAGACTGATCGCAAGGATCAAGCCGGACCTCGTCGTCCACATGGCGGCGCAGGCCTACAACGGCATCTCGTGGGACATGGAGGACATGACCCATCTCACCAACTACACGGGGACCCTCAACGTGCTCCGGGCTTGCAAGCTGCATGCTCCGCAGTCCAAGGTTTTGCTCGCCTGCTCCAGCGCCGCCTACGGCGATGTGAAACCGGAAGACACCCCCCTGGTGGAGGAGCGCCTGCTCAAGCCGATGACCCCCTATGGCGTGTCCAAGGCCGCGACCGAGGCCCTGGGCTACCAGTATTGGAAAAACTTCGGGTTGAAGGTTTTCCTGCCCCGTTTGTTCATCCACGTCGGTACCGGCCACCCTCCCGCCACCGCCATCCAGAATTTCGCCCGCCAGCTGGCGCTCATTTCACGAGGCCTGCTGCCACCTACGGTGCGTGTCGGGAACCTGACCTCCGCGAGGGATTTCGTGGACGTCCGGGACGGCGCGCGGGCGCTCATGCTGCTCGCGGAAAAAGGTGACCCGGGCGATCCCATCAACATCTGCACCGGCAAAGCCCACACCATCGGCGACCTGCTGGAGATGCTCATCCAGGCTTCCGGTCTCGATGTGGAGGTGCTTCCGGATCCGCAGCTCATGCGTCCTTCGGACGAGCCGCTCCTGCTGGGTGACAACTCCAAGTTGAAAAAACTCGGCTGGAGTCCAGATTACACGATGCGGGAGACCCTCTCCACCGTTTACCAGGACTGGCTTACAAGGATATGA
- a CDS encoding amidophosphoribosyltransferase yields the protein MSDFLTHECGIAAVRLRKPLAYYYDRYGTNLWGLNKLFLLMEKQRNRGQDGTGIGCVKLDMPIGQPYVHRRRGVEQDALSEIFRKETKNFYKMSRKGQMNHKDPESVKKHFDFGGEILIGHLRYGTSGEFDVGCCHPYLRRSNWPTRTLMVMGNFNMTNAGELNEVLIDRGQHPVFGTDTQTVLEEIGYHLDEHHTDLYRRLRDEGVPGAEMPARISAALDVPKLVAESAAAWDGGYAICGVIGNGDMFVMRDPRGIRPCHMLVTDEVIAFSSERVPLMTVFEADASEVRAVDPGSMITIKSDGSMSDSAFAPPQKYTPCSFEKIYFSRGNDPQIYRERKAMGAALVPQIVKSIGGAFDKSIFSFIPNTAETAYYGLMDGLRLFRRQEVRSSILQASKDGTLTEDLVDDLILRNWPKGEKVAHKDIKMRTFISQEKGRDQLVSHVYDITYGVVKAGDFLVVLDDSIVRGTTLKQSILKILARTKPSKIVVCSTAPQIRYPDCYGIDMSELGKFIAFNAAVALQRRAGRQSLLDKIYDDCQQELKLPAHERRNRVQAVYADFTDDEISAEVSRMVYPEGIEWGGEVEVIFQTIDNLHASIKGPCGDWYFTGNYPTSGGYSMVNQAYLHWYEGVNGRSYALPL from the coding sequence ATGAGCGACTTCCTCACCCACGAATGTGGCATCGCCGCTGTACGGCTCCGCAAACCGCTGGCTTATTATTACGACCGCTACGGCACCAACCTCTGGGGACTGAACAAGTTGTTCCTCCTCATGGAAAAACAGCGCAACCGGGGCCAGGACGGAACCGGCATCGGTTGTGTGAAGCTGGACATGCCCATCGGGCAACCCTACGTCCACCGCCGCCGGGGCGTGGAGCAGGACGCTCTTTCCGAGATTTTCCGCAAGGAAACCAAGAATTTCTACAAAATGTCCCGCAAGGGGCAGATGAACCACAAGGATCCGGAAAGTGTCAAAAAACACTTCGACTTCGGTGGTGAGATCCTCATCGGCCACCTGCGCTACGGCACCTCCGGCGAATTCGATGTCGGGTGTTGCCATCCCTATCTCCGCCGCAGCAACTGGCCGACCCGCACCCTGATGGTGATGGGGAATTTCAACATGACCAACGCCGGCGAGCTCAACGAGGTGCTCATCGACCGCGGCCAGCACCCGGTGTTCGGCACCGACACCCAGACGGTCCTCGAAGAAATCGGCTACCATCTCGACGAGCACCACACCGATCTCTACCGCCGCCTCCGTGACGAAGGCGTGCCCGGCGCCGAAATGCCGGCCCGCATCTCCGCGGCTCTCGATGTCCCGAAGCTCGTCGCGGAATCCGCCGCCGCCTGGGATGGTGGCTACGCCATCTGCGGTGTCATCGGAAACGGCGACATGTTCGTCATGCGCGACCCCCGCGGCATCCGCCCGTGCCACATGCTCGTCACGGACGAGGTCATCGCCTTCTCCTCGGAGAGGGTCCCGCTGATGACCGTGTTCGAAGCCGACGCCAGCGAGGTCAGGGCCGTCGATCCGGGTTCGATGATCACCATCAAGTCGGACGGCAGCATGTCCGACTCGGCATTCGCCCCGCCGCAGAAATACACTCCCTGTTCTTTCGAGAAAATCTACTTCTCGCGGGGCAACGATCCGCAGATCTACCGCGAGCGCAAGGCCATGGGGGCCGCGCTTGTCCCGCAGATCGTGAAATCCATCGGCGGCGCGTTCGACAAGTCCATCTTCTCCTTCATTCCGAACACCGCGGAAACCGCGTATTACGGCCTCATGGACGGCCTGCGCCTGTTCCGCCGCCAGGAAGTCCGTTCCTCCATCCTGCAGGCGTCCAAGGACGGCACTCTCACGGAGGACCTCGTGGACGACCTCATCCTCCGCAACTGGCCGAAAGGTGAGAAGGTCGCGCACAAGGACATCAAGATGCGCACCTTCATCTCGCAGGAAAAAGGCCGCGACCAGCTCGTTTCCCACGTTTACGACATCACCTATGGCGTCGTGAAAGCGGGCGATTTCCTCGTGGTTCTCGACGATTCGATCGTCCGCGGGACCACGCTCAAGCAGTCCATCCTGAAAATCCTCGCCCGCACCAAGCCGTCGAAGATCGTCGTTTGTTCGACCGCCCCGCAGATCCGCTACCCGGATTGTTACGGAATCGACATGTCGGAGCTTGGCAAGTTCATCGCCTTCAACGCGGCGGTGGCCCTCCAGCGCCGCGCGGGCCGGCAGTCGCTGTTGGACAAGATTTATGACGACTGCCAGCAGGAGCTCAAGCTTCCCGCCCACGAGCGCCGGAACCGCGTGCAGGCGGTCTACGCGGATTTCACCGACGACGAAATCTCCGCGGAGGTAAGCCGCATGGTTTACCCGGAAGGCATCGAATGGGGCGGCGAGGTGGAGGTGATTTTCCAAACCATCGACAACCTCCACGCTTCCATCAAGGGGCCGTGCGGCGATTGGTATTTCACCGGAAACTATCCCACCTCCGGAGGCTACTCCATGGTGAACCAGGCCTACCTTCATTGGTATGAAGGCGTGAACGGCCGCAGTTACGCGCTACCACTGTGA
- the purM gene encoding phosphoribosylformylglycinamidine cyclo-ligase, which produces MAGKLTYQQAGVDTRKAAALVGDIGTHVRRTQQTRKLWGAFGLFAACYDLSSYKEPVMMTGCDGVGTKLELLLEHDLLETAGKDLVAMSVNDILTTGGDALLFLDYIGIAALHEEKITRLISGMADYLESCDCILAGGETAEMPGIVPTDVIELSGFCIGCAEKPDLIDPTTVAVGDVLIGYASDSIHANGWSLVRRVLNEFPGEVTDEELQAWLQPTRLYHDVTRDLKKSGVKPKAMSHITGGGLPENLERLFRGMGADLEIPKWNLPGIEKLLSHVDAEDRFHTFNMGIGWVAIVAEADVETALKAGDGGTVIGRMVPEEGVRVCVIGE; this is translated from the coding sequence ATGGCGGGCAAACTTACCTATCAACAAGCAGGAGTGGACACGCGCAAGGCGGCGGCACTCGTCGGTGACATCGGCACTCACGTGCGCAGAACCCAGCAAACGCGCAAGTTGTGGGGAGCTTTCGGGCTTTTCGCCGCGTGTTATGACCTGAGTTCCTACAAGGAACCGGTCATGATGACCGGTTGCGACGGTGTCGGCACGAAACTGGAACTGCTCCTCGAGCACGATCTTCTCGAAACCGCCGGCAAGGACCTGGTGGCGATGAGCGTCAACGACATCCTCACCACCGGTGGCGACGCGCTGCTTTTCCTCGACTACATCGGCATCGCCGCGCTGCATGAGGAAAAAATCACCCGCCTCATTTCCGGCATGGCCGACTACCTCGAATCCTGTGACTGCATTCTGGCAGGTGGTGAGACGGCTGAAATGCCGGGCATCGTCCCTACCGACGTCATCGAACTTTCCGGTTTCTGCATCGGCTGCGCGGAAAAGCCCGATCTCATCGATCCCACCACGGTGGCCGTCGGCGATGTCCTCATCGGCTACGCTTCCGACAGCATCCACGCCAACGGCTGGTCGCTCGTCCGCCGCGTGCTCAACGAATTCCCCGGCGAGGTCACCGACGAGGAACTCCAGGCATGGCTCCAGCCGACCCGTCTCTATCATGACGTCACCCGCGATTTGAAAAAATCCGGAGTCAAGCCGAAGGCGATGTCCCACATCACCGGCGGCGGCCTCCCGGAAAACCTCGAGCGCCTCTTCCGCGGCATGGGCGCGGACCTCGAGATTCCGAAATGGAATCTCCCCGGCATCGAAAAACTTCTCTCGCACGTCGACGCGGAAGACCGCTTCCACACCTTCAACATGGGCATCGGTTGGGTCGCGATCGTCGCCGAGGCCGATGTCGAAACCGCCCTGAAAGCGGGCGACGGCGGAACCGTCATCGGACGAATGGTACCCGAAGAAGGGGTCCGCGTTTGCGTTATCGGCGAGTGA
- a CDS encoding ATP-binding cassette domain-containing protein, which translates to MPSIHLDSGLEIGYGTPLATFGEAVELTAGTHFLLARNGRGKTTLLRTLAGTQKPVSGSFKVDGFLQYLPEDLRFDASITPSMIFRTLLPKDRLADALALASRIELDVKKPYGRLSTGNRRKTSLIVAEFSVKPGCGNVLLLDEPFSGLDAFARQEFEEIWKNSASNVLRLVSCHPDYDSMEMPSALLIESHKGRYLNDNGQTWRGLKNLMN; encoded by the coding sequence GTGCCATCCATCCATCTCGACTCCGGTCTTGAGATAGGATATGGAACACCTCTTGCCACCTTCGGCGAGGCGGTGGAACTCACCGCCGGGACACACTTCCTGCTCGCCCGCAATGGACGTGGAAAAACCACGTTGTTGAGGACTTTGGCGGGGACACAGAAGCCTGTCTCCGGGAGTTTCAAGGTCGATGGTTTCCTGCAATATCTTCCCGAAGACCTGAGGTTCGACGCGAGCATCACGCCCTCGATGATTTTCCGGACGCTCCTGCCGAAAGACAGGCTCGCCGATGCCCTCGCACTCGCCAGCCGCATCGAACTGGACGTCAAAAAACCATATGGCCGCCTTTCGACAGGGAACCGTCGCAAAACCAGCCTGATCGTCGCCGAGTTTTCCGTGAAACCCGGTTGTGGCAACGTCCTCCTTCTGGACGAACCGTTCAGCGGTCTCGACGCCTTCGCCCGTCAGGAGTTTGAGGAAATCTGGAAAAACTCCGCCTCAAACGTCCTGCGCCTCGTAAGCTGTCACCCGGACTACGACTCGATGGAAATGCCGAGCGCGTTGCTGATCGAAAGCCACAAGGGCAGATACCTCAACGACAACGGCCAGACATGGCGGGGTCTCAAGAATCTCATGAACTGA